Part of the Bacteriovorax stolpii genome, AAGTGATTAACGAAACTTTCCGCGACGTCATTCGCGAAGCTGGATACCTTGGCCAGTACACTGGTGTTTATCCAATTAAAGTAAACCAGATGAGAGAAGTTGTTGAAGAGATCGTCGATGCCGGTGCTCCTTACAATTTTGGTCTTGAAGCTGGATCTAAGCCTGAACTACTTTCAGTTCTTGCTTATAACGACAACCTTGATGCCCTGACTGTCCTTAACGGATACAAAGACGAAGAGTACCTTCGCCTTGCTCTTCTTGGAAATAAACTGGGAAGAAAAGTGATCGTGGTTATCGAGAAGTTCTCTGAGCTTCATAAAATCCTTAAACTCTCTCGCGAAATGAACGTTGAACCAGTTATTGGTCTGCGCGCGAAGATGGTTGTTAAGGGTTCTGGAAAATGGGCCGACTCTGGTGGGGAAAAAGCGAAATTCGGTCTAACGATCGCTGAAATCCTGACAGCTGTTCAAATCCTAAAAGATGAAGGGTTCATTAATTCACTAAAACTTTTCCACTTCCATATTGGTTCTCAGGTAACTGACATCAGAACAGTCAAAGAAGTTATCCGCGAAGGTGGACGTATTTTTGCTAAGCTTGTTCAGCTGGGTGCTCCTCTTGAGTACTTCGACGTTGGTGGTGGTCTTGGTGTTGACTACGACGGATCACAGTCAACAAGTGACTCGTCAATGAACTACAAGCTTGCCGACTACGCTTCAGATATCGTGTATATCTTAAAAGAAATCTGTGATGCTGAAAAAGTAAAACACCCAAATATTGTTTCTGAATCAGGACGGGCCATTACTGCTCGTCATTCGTGCGTGATCACAAATGTTGTCGATAAAATCGAGACATCATTTACTGATTACAAAACGGACATTGTTGCCGGCGATCACACTCTTGTTCAAAACATGAGAGACCTGCTTGAAACAATCAACGAAGAAAACGCGCAGGAAGTTTACAACGATGCTTTAGACTTTAAGCGCGAGTGTATGAATGCTTTCCGTCTGGGAATCATCAAACTTGAAGAGCGCGCACGCATTGAAACTCTTTTCTGGAAAATCACAAAAAAGATTTCTGCCCTTCTTCCTACAATGGAATTCATTCCAGAAAACCTTTACGACATCGACCAGGGGATTGCTCCACAATACCTTTGTAACTTCTCTATCTTCCAGTCTGCGCCGGATCTATGGGCCATTGGACAACTTCTTCCAATCGTTCCAATCACGCGCTTAAACGAGAAACCAGAGGTTCTGGGAACACTGGTAGACATCACTTGTGACTCTGATGGAAAGATCAATAAGTTCATCGACATCAACGAAACAAGAAACCTGCTTCCACTTCACGAACTTAGACCAGATGAAGACTACCATATTGGTCTGTTCTTAACGGGAGCTTACCAGGATGTAATGGGAGATCTTCACAACCTATTTGGAAGGCTAAACGAAGTTCACGTTTTCTGTGACGATGAAGATCCAACAGATTTCTACATCGAAGAAGTGATCCGTGGATCATCTTCTGAGTCGGTACTGGCAGCTATGCAGTACAACCCAGAAGCGATGGCGTACACAATGAAAAAGAATATCGACCGCCAGATTGCTCAAGGAAAGATCATGCCACGCGAAGGTGTTCGCCTGGTGGATTTCTACGAGAGCTGTTTGAAGTCATACACATACTTAAAGCAGTAGGCGGAAGAAATGCTCCAGTGGAGCATTTCTATATCGCAAAATAAAATGTAAACGGCGGACTTCTTCTTTAAGAGTTCCGCCTACAAAATAGAGGTAACAATGAAACGCGGACCTATTACAGAATTTATGCTTACTCACTACAAACACTTCAACTCTGCTTCACTTGTTGATGCAGCTAAAGGTTGGGAAACTCACCTTGCGAAAGGTGGAAAAATGTTTGTGACTCTTGCAGGAGCAATGTCGACGGCTGAACTTGGAAAGTCTCTTGCTGAAATGATCAGACAAGACAAAATTCACGGAATCTGCTGTACAGGAGCAAACCTGGAAGAAGATATCTATAACCTTGTCGCTCACAATCACTACCACCGCATTCCAGACTGGAGAGCGCTGACAGCTGAAGAAGAAGTGAAGCTTATGGAAAAAGGTCTAAACCGTGTCACAGACACTTGTATTCCTGAAGAAGAAGCAATGAGAAAGATCGAAGGTCTTTTAAATAAAGAATGGCAAAACGCTGATAAAGCGGGACAAAGCCATCCTCCTCACTACTACTTCTGGCAACTGCTAAAGAATCCAGAGTTCAAAAAAGAATACCAGATCGATCCAAAAGACTCTTGGATGATCGCTGCAATGGAAAAGAACATTCCAATCTACACACCAGGTTGGGAAGATTCGACTAACGGAAACATGTACGCTGCTGCTGTTATCGAAGGAAGAATTAAAAACGTTCACACAGTAAACTCTGGTATCCAGACGATGATCCGCTTAGCGGAATGGTACACAGAAGTCTCAGCTAATCACTCAATCGGTTTCTTCCAAATCGGTGGTGGTATCGCTGGTGACTTCCCGATCTGTGTTGTTCCAATGCTGGAGCAAGATCTTGAGCGTAGCACTCCACTTTGGGGTTACTTCTGTCAGATCTCTGATTCAACAACTTCATATGGGTCGTACTCTGGTGCGGTTCCAAACGAAAAAATCACTTGGGGAAAACTTGATGGTTCTACTCCAAAATTCATCATCGAATCAGATGCTACAATCGTTGCACCGTTAGTTTTTGCCTACGTTTTAAACTGGTAGTCGGCCGAAAAAATACGTAAGCATTTTTACTAGTTAGCTTAGAGTTCGGACGACCGACAAAAAGCTCCTTCGGGAGCTTTTTGTCCAACTCACTTTCCTCTCAAATTTTTTCATAAAACACCCGATAAAGCTTCATCCTCTGATTTATCAGAGACCATGGAGAGGCCTTTATGAAAAATCTTTTTATCATTTCTACCCTTACTCTTACGACTCTTGTTTCATGTGCAGGGCCTGAAAGCTTTGAGCAAAAGATGGACCGCTACACTCCAAAAAATATGGGACAAAACCAGGTCCCGGAAATCACTTCAAGTGGTTTTAAATTCTCTTCATCAAAATCGAGAATGCCGGCCAGTGCAGGGACTGCGACAAGTGTAGAAAAATCACTAAGCGAGGAAGCAACTCTTTCAAACAAGAAACTTTATTTCCTGACTCTCTTTGGGCAATACGAAAGCATGAAAAAATACGCTCAAGACTTTGAAGCCCCTAGTGTGAACATCTGCCCTCATTTCCACACAAGTCTTCTTGAACACAAAGGAAGAAAACCTGCTGGTTTTGCCGGGAATGTGACTTATAAAAACAACAAAAAATTTGTCTACGACTATAAGAAGATCGACGACGCTGATTACGTTTCAAAAAGACCAGAGCTTTCTCTTCCTCTGGCAAAAGATGAAGTGACTCCAAAAGTTGTGGACATCTTCCG contains:
- a CDS encoding deoxyhypusine synthase family protein yields the protein MKRGPITEFMLTHYKHFNSASLVDAAKGWETHLAKGGKMFVTLAGAMSTAELGKSLAEMIRQDKIHGICCTGANLEEDIYNLVAHNHYHRIPDWRALTAEEEVKLMEKGLNRVTDTCIPEEEAMRKIEGLLNKEWQNADKAGQSHPPHYYFWQLLKNPEFKKEYQIDPKDSWMIAAMEKNIPIYTPGWEDSTNGNMYAAAVIEGRIKNVHTVNSGIQTMIRLAEWYTEVSANHSIGFFQIGGGIAGDFPICVVPMLEQDLERSTPLWGYFCQISDSTTSYGSYSGAVPNEKITWGKLDGSTPKFIIESDATIVAPLVFAYVLNW
- the speA gene encoding biosynthetic arginine decarboxylase, whose protein sequence is MENDKARPPAPWTKEEADSVYHISRWGDGYFDINDEGHLCVRPHQNENGPRIDISEVLEEMKAQNIPLPIVVRFHDILRSHVKVINETFRDVIREAGYLGQYTGVYPIKVNQMREVVEEIVDAGAPYNFGLEAGSKPELLSVLAYNDNLDALTVLNGYKDEEYLRLALLGNKLGRKVIVVIEKFSELHKILKLSREMNVEPVIGLRAKMVVKGSGKWADSGGEKAKFGLTIAEILTAVQILKDEGFINSLKLFHFHIGSQVTDIRTVKEVIREGGRIFAKLVQLGAPLEYFDVGGGLGVDYDGSQSTSDSSMNYKLADYASDIVYILKEICDAEKVKHPNIVSESGRAITARHSCVITNVVDKIETSFTDYKTDIVAGDHTLVQNMRDLLETINEENAQEVYNDALDFKRECMNAFRLGIIKLEERARIETLFWKITKKISALLPTMEFIPENLYDIDQGIAPQYLCNFSIFQSAPDLWAIGQLLPIVPITRLNEKPEVLGTLVDITCDSDGKINKFIDINETRNLLPLHELRPDEDYHIGLFLTGAYQDVMGDLHNLFGRLNEVHVFCDDEDPTDFYIEEVIRGSSSESVLAAMQYNPEAMAYTMKKNIDRQIAQGKIMPREGVRLVDFYESCLKSYTYLKQ